From the genome of Streptomyces xanthophaeus:
ACCTTCCGGACACCTTGGGGAGTCGATCGTCATGACGAGAGGAGGTGCCGCCAGTGATCGCGAACGTGACCCCGCACCGGCGGGCGAACGCCTTCGCCCAGGCCCTGGAGGATCGGACCCCGTCCGACCTTCCAGATCCGGACTCGGCGGCCGAGCAGTCCGAGGCACCTGCCGAACCTGCCGACCACGACCGGCTGTTGGCCCTGGCGAGCGTGCTCGGCGAAAGAATGCCGCGCCCAGTGCTGGACCCCGAGGTCAAAGTGGTGCAACGAGCCCAGCTCATTGCCGCCATGGAGACCATGGTGCTGGAGGAGAGGGCCGGGGGCGGTGCCGCCTCGGACCCTCAGGTGCCCGAACAGCGGACCGGCCGCGGCGCCCACCGGGCGACCCCGCTCCGGAAATTGCGGCCCCGCTCCCGCTGGTCCAAGGGCATCGCAGCGGGCGGCCTCACCGTGGGTGTGGCCGCCGGGGCCTTCAGCGGAGTGGCCGCTGCCAGTTCCGACGCCCTGCCCGGTGACCACCTCTACCCCGTGAAGCGGGGCATGGAGGACCTGAAGCTGGGGATGGCCGACGACGACTCGGACCGGGGCGAGCTCTATCTCGACCAGGCCTCGAACCGCCTGTCGGAAGCCCGCCGGCTGATGGAACGAGGTCGGCTGGGCGACCTGGACCACGAGTCCCTGGGCGCCATCCGCCGCGCCCTGGCGGGCGTGAAGCACGACGCGGAGGAAGGCCACCGCCTCCTCCAGGCCGCGTACGAACGGGACGGCTCGCTCGGCCCGATCCAGAAGCTGTCGTCGTTCTCCCGCTCCCACCGCGACGCCTGGGGCAAGCTCCGCGAGAAGCTCCCGGCGCAGCTCACGGACGTGGGCGGTGAGGTGGAGTCGGTCTTCCAGGCCATAGACGAAGACGTGGCGCCGCTGCAGAGCCTGCTCCCCAAGCCACCGGAGCAGCCCCGTGGCACCGGAGGCACCCCCGGATCGTCCGCCAAGCCGGGCGGCACCCCCAGCGGCGGTGGCCACCCGTCCGCCCCGGCCGCCGGGACGCCGTCCGGCAGCCCCCCGGCGCCGTCCCCCTCGGGCAGCTCCCGGCCCCCCGCCGGCGGCCTCCTCGGCGGTACGGGCGACCTGCTCAACCCGCCCGCGGGACAGTCGGCCCCGCCCCCCTCGGGCACGCCGGAGAACCCGAAGCCGGACATCACCATCCCGCCCCTGCTCCCGGGACTCCTCCCGGGCCTGGGCCTGGGCGCGGAGGACGCCGAGTAACAGGAAGGGCGGGGCTGCCGAGGCAGCCCCGCCCTTCCTGTTCGGTCTCGTCAGAAGAACACGGACCGCCGCTGCACGAGCAGCTTGTACAGCGTGTGCTGGATCTGCTCCCGCACCTGGTCCGTCAGGTTGAACATCAGCATCGGGTCCTCCGCCGCCTCCGCGGCGTACCCGTCCGTCGGGATCGGCTCC
Proteins encoded in this window:
- a CDS encoding DUF5667 domain-containing protein yields the protein MIANVTPHRRANAFAQALEDRTPSDLPDPDSAAEQSEAPAEPADHDRLLALASVLGERMPRPVLDPEVKVVQRAQLIAAMETMVLEERAGGGAASDPQVPEQRTGRGAHRATPLRKLRPRSRWSKGIAAGGLTVGVAAGAFSGVAAASSDALPGDHLYPVKRGMEDLKLGMADDDSDRGELYLDQASNRLSEARRLMERGRLGDLDHESLGAIRRALAGVKHDAEEGHRLLQAAYERDGSLGPIQKLSSFSRSHRDAWGKLREKLPAQLTDVGGEVESVFQAIDEDVAPLQSLLPKPPEQPRGTGGTPGSSAKPGGTPSGGGHPSAPAAGTPSGSPPAPSPSGSSRPPAGGLLGGTGDLLNPPAGQSAPPPSGTPENPKPDITIPPLLPGLLPGLGLGAEDAE